Proteins from a single region of Gemmatimonadaceae bacterium:
- a CDS encoding CDP-alcohol phosphatidyltransferase family protein — MHARRGLNHLPNWISFSRLLMAGAFVGSDATETRIALIGLAAVTDFLDGYIARRAQVTSSWGALLDAFADRVFVLVAISTFLFTGAIGTAGYFIIIFRDLMTAVGFLVARIIPWLRPVEFRARWLGKIVTSLQLLTFVAIMVRPGWVRALLAAVLATSLWAVADYTFALWRGRVR; from the coding sequence ATGCACGCTCGGCGGGGGCTCAACCACCTCCCCAATTGGATCTCGTTCTCGCGGCTTCTCATGGCCGGGGCCTTCGTGGGCAGCGATGCGACGGAGACCCGCATCGCGCTGATCGGCCTGGCCGCCGTCACCGATTTCCTCGACGGGTACATCGCGCGCCGCGCGCAGGTCACCAGCTCGTGGGGGGCCCTCCTCGACGCATTCGCCGACCGCGTGTTCGTGCTCGTGGCCATCTCCACGTTTCTGTTCACCGGAGCGATCGGCACCGCGGGCTACTTCATCATCATCTTCCGCGACCTGATGACCGCCGTGGGATTCCTCGTGGCGCGCATCATCCCGTGGTTGCGGCCGGTGGAGTTCCGCGCCCGGTGGCTGGGCAAGATCGTGACCTCGCTGCAACTCCTCACCTTCGTGGCGATCATGGTGCGGCCGGGCTGGGTGCGCGCGCTGCTCGCCGCCGTGCTCGCGACGTCCCTGTGGGCCGTCGCCGACTACACGTTCGCGCTGTGGCGCGGCAGGGTGCGATGA
- a CDS encoding uroporphyrinogen-III synthase, whose product MTRPGSDHPEARGAASLSGVRVVVTRAAQAASSFTTALTALGADVVEMPATRIEPLDAAPVRAAIADLARYDWVLFTSQNAVQMFWKALHDAGRDARPMAGRRVAVVGPATAGALQALGIAVDVVPPRFVAEGLLETLGARDDVRGRRVLYLAAAGARDVLPEGLRTLGATVDVIALYRSAPNVEGAAAMRERLLRGEIDVVTFTAGSSVRAFVDAVGADAAARAGIATIGPATSAVVRALGLTVRSEADPSTLDGLVTAVVASRR is encoded by the coding sequence ATGACCAGGCCCGGCAGCGATCATCCCGAGGCACGCGGCGCGGCGTCCCTGTCCGGCGTCCGCGTGGTGGTCACGCGCGCCGCGCAGGCGGCCTCGTCGTTCACGACCGCGCTGACCGCGCTCGGGGCCGACGTGGTCGAGATGCCGGCCACGCGCATCGAGCCGCTGGATGCGGCGCCGGTGCGGGCCGCGATCGCGGATCTCGCCCGGTACGACTGGGTGCTGTTCACCAGCCAGAACGCCGTGCAGATGTTCTGGAAGGCGCTGCACGACGCGGGGCGCGATGCGCGGCCCATGGCGGGCCGGCGCGTGGCGGTGGTGGGCCCCGCCACGGCGGGCGCGCTCCAGGCGTTGGGCATCGCGGTGGACGTGGTCCCGCCCCGGTTCGTGGCCGAGGGGCTGTTGGAGACGCTCGGGGCGCGGGACGACGTCCGGGGCCGCCGCGTGCTCTACCTCGCGGCGGCGGGCGCGCGCGATGTGCTTCCCGAGGGGCTGCGGACGCTGGGCGCGACGGTGGACGTGATCGCGCTCTACCGATCCGCCCCCAATGTCGAGGGCGCCGCGGCGATGCGCGAGCGGCTGCTGCGCGGCGAGATCGACGTGGTCACGTTCACGGCCGGGTCGTCGGTGCGCGCGTTCGTGGACGCGGTGGGGGCCGACGCGGCGGCGCGCGCGGGAATCGCCACGATCGGCCCCGCCACGTCGGCCGTGGTGCGCGCGCTGGGGCTCACGGTGCGCTCGGAGGCCGATCCGTCCACGCTGGACGGGCTGGTGACGGCCGTGGTCGCCTCCCGGCGCTGA
- a CDS encoding vitamin K epoxide reductase family protein, protein MTKRMTLAVLALLGTLLAAYLTLHDMGIIGTLACGSGDCEIVQTSRWSMLFGVHVAVWGVAYYALIFVVAMAAAQEQFAADRRLSLALVGLTGWGVIFSGWLTYLELFRIHAICRWCVGSASIVAVLFVLSVLDFRDQPRPVIGE, encoded by the coding sequence ATGACAAAACGCATGACGTTGGCGGTGCTGGCCCTGCTCGGCACCCTGCTGGCGGCCTACCTCACCCTGCACGACATGGGCATCATCGGCACGCTGGCTTGCGGCAGCGGTGATTGCGAGATCGTGCAGACCAGCCGGTGGTCCATGCTGTTCGGCGTGCACGTGGCGGTGTGGGGGGTGGCCTACTACGCGCTCATCTTCGTGGTCGCGATGGCCGCCGCCCAGGAGCAGTTCGCCGCCGACCGCCGCCTGTCGCTGGCGCTCGTGGGGCTCACCGGCTGGGGCGTGATCTTCAGCGGGTGGCTCACCTACCTCGAGCTCTTCCGCATCCACGCCATCTGCCGTTGGTGCGTGGGGTCGGCCAGCATCGTCGCCGTGTTGTTCGTGCTCTCCGTGCTCGACTTTCGCGACCAGCCGCGCCCCGTGATCGGCGAGTAG
- the acs gene encoding acetate--CoA ligase has protein sequence MTDISVLLQENRKFPPPRSFAATAVVSDPAVYERAARDIPAYWADQARAVEWMEPYRTVLEWTPPHAQWFLGGKLNASVNCVDRHVRGERRNKAALIWEGEPGDRRTLTYWDLYVEVNKFANVLKSLGVARGDRVAIYLPMIPEAVIAMLACARIGAPHSVVFGGFSPESLRDRINDAECKLLITADGGYRRGGIVPLKRNCDKALEETPSIQNVVVVQRRPGAGGDEAFADMKEGRDHWWHRLMRTASQWCEPEAMDAEDVLYILYTSGTTGKPKGIVHTTGGYLVGCTTTTKEVFDLKEADVFWCTADVGWVTGHSYLTYGPLSNGATCVMYEGAPDWPEKDRFWEICEKYGVTILYTAPTAIRAFMKWGAQHPAGHDLSQLRLLGSVGEPINPEAWMWYHKHIGHERCPIVDTWWQTETGAIVISPLPGLTETKPGSATQPLPGYAAALLDAEGRPIPVGGGLLALTHPWPSMLRTIWGDDDRYVSTYFTKWPGRPDLYFPGDGVKRDAEGYYVILGRVDDVLNVAGHRIGTMEVESALVEHPAVAEAAVVGKTHELKGQALAAFVTLREGFKPSAALHDELREFVAEKIGAIAKPDDVLFSADLPKTRSGKIMRRLLRDIAEGRALGDTTTLADPGVVAKLKEQYESIES, from the coding sequence ATGACTGATATCTCCGTCCTCCTCCAGGAGAACCGCAAGTTCCCGCCGCCGCGATCCTTCGCCGCCACGGCCGTCGTCTCCGACCCCGCGGTCTACGAGCGCGCGGCCCGCGACATCCCGGCCTACTGGGCCGACCAGGCGCGCGCGGTGGAGTGGATGGAGCCCTATCGGACGGTGCTCGAGTGGACGCCGCCCCACGCCCAGTGGTTCCTGGGCGGCAAGCTCAACGCGTCGGTGAACTGCGTGGACCGCCACGTGCGCGGGGAGCGCCGCAACAAGGCGGCCCTCATCTGGGAAGGCGAGCCCGGGGACCGCCGCACGCTCACGTACTGGGATCTGTACGTCGAGGTCAACAAGTTCGCCAACGTGCTCAAGTCGCTGGGCGTCGCGCGCGGCGACCGCGTGGCGATCTATCTGCCGATGATTCCCGAAGCCGTGATCGCGATGCTCGCCTGCGCGCGCATCGGCGCGCCGCATTCGGTGGTGTTCGGCGGGTTCTCGCCGGAGTCGCTGCGCGACCGCATCAACGACGCCGAGTGCAAGCTGCTCATCACGGCCGACGGCGGCTACCGTCGCGGCGGGATCGTGCCGCTCAAGCGCAACTGCGACAAGGCGCTCGAGGAGACGCCGTCCATCCAGAACGTGGTCGTGGTGCAGCGCCGCCCCGGCGCCGGCGGCGACGAAGCGTTCGCCGACATGAAGGAAGGGCGCGATCACTGGTGGCACCGCCTCATGCGCACGGCCAGCCAGTGGTGCGAGCCCGAGGCGATGGACGCCGAGGACGTGCTGTACATCCTGTACACGTCGGGCACCACGGGGAAGCCCAAGGGCATCGTGCACACCACCGGCGGCTACCTGGTGGGATGCACCACCACGACCAAGGAAGTGTTCGATCTCAAGGAAGCGGACGTCTTCTGGTGCACCGCCGACGTGGGCTGGGTGACCGGGCACTCGTATCTCACCTACGGCCCGCTCTCCAACGGCGCCACCTGCGTGATGTACGAAGGCGCCCCGGACTGGCCCGAGAAGGACCGCTTCTGGGAGATCTGCGAGAAGTACGGCGTGACCATCCTGTACACCGCGCCCACTGCCATCCGCGCGTTCATGAAATGGGGCGCGCAGCATCCCGCCGGGCACGACCTGTCGCAGTTGCGGCTGCTGGGCTCGGTGGGCGAGCCGATCAATCCCGAAGCGTGGATGTGGTACCACAAGCACATCGGCCACGAGCGGTGTCCGATCGTCGATACGTGGTGGCAGACCGAGACGGGGGCGATCGTCATCTCGCCGCTCCCCGGCCTCACCGAAACCAAGCCCGGCAGCGCCACGCAGCCGCTGCCGGGCTACGCCGCGGCGCTGCTCGACGCGGAGGGCCGGCCCATTCCCGTGGGCGGCGGCCTGCTGGCGCTCACGCATCCGTGGCCGTCCATGCTCCGCACCATCTGGGGCGACGACGACCGATACGTGAGCACGTACTTCACCAAGTGGCCGGGCCGCCCCGATCTGTATTTCCCGGGCGACGGCGTGAAGCGCGATGCCGAGGGCTACTACGTGATCCTCGGCCGCGTGGACGACGTGCTCAACGTGGCCGGCCACCGCATCGGCACCATGGAAGTGGAATCGGCGCTCGTGGAACACCCCGCGGTGGCCGAGGCCGCCGTGGTCGGCAAGACGCACGAACTCAAGGGGCAGGCCCTGGCGGCCTTCGTCACCCTGCGCGAAGGCTTCAAGCCCTCAGCGGCGCTGCACGACGAGTTGCGCGAATTCGTGGCCGAGAAGATCGGCGCCATCGCTAAACCCGACGACGTGCTGTTCTCAGCCGATCTGCCCAAGACACGGTCGGGCAAGATCATGCGGCGGCTGCTGCGCGACATCGCCGAGGGCCGCGCGCTCGGCGACACGACGACGCTGGCCGATCCCGGCGTGGTGGCGAAGTTGAAGGAGCAGTACGAGTCGATCGAGAGCTAG
- a CDS encoding thioredoxin domain-containing protein produces MAKKQANPGRKRAGAVKAAKTSPAMRGFYILIGVIAVVGIGALSYLSARPKQAAAEWDSTLPKLTAMGHLEGSDSAKLEVIEFADFECPACGQFATLTEPDVRTHLIDSGVVAIRFMDFPLPMHANTWYAHRAAWCAADQGKFWPMHDAIYNYQDSWNTEATNDPNKVLSGIAKGVGLNMDQYAACIAAKKYQAQIQANATEAQNRQVDQTPTFVFGSKVIGGYETFDQFRANVEEAIAAKAAAAKAAAKK; encoded by the coding sequence ATGGCCAAGAAGCAAGCGAACCCAGGACGCAAGCGCGCCGGCGCGGTGAAGGCCGCCAAGACCAGCCCGGCGATGCGCGGATTCTACATCCTGATCGGCGTCATCGCCGTGGTCGGCATCGGCGCCCTTTCCTACCTTTCGGCCAGGCCCAAGCAGGCGGCGGCGGAGTGGGACAGCACGCTGCCCAAGCTCACCGCCATGGGGCACCTCGAAGGAAGCGACAGCGCCAAGCTCGAGGTCATCGAGTTCGCCGATTTCGAGTGCCCGGCGTGCGGGCAGTTCGCCACGCTCACCGAGCCAGACGTGCGCACCCACCTGATCGACTCGGGCGTGGTGGCCATCCGGTTCATGGACTTCCCGCTGCCGATGCACGCCAACACGTGGTATGCCCATCGGGCCGCCTGGTGCGCCGCGGACCAGGGCAAGTTCTGGCCCATGCACGACGCGATCTACAACTATCAGGACAGCTGGAACACCGAGGCCACCAACGATCCCAACAAGGTGCTCTCGGGCATCGCCAAGGGCGTGGGCCTGAACATGGATCAGTACGCGGCATGCATCGCCGCCAAGAAGTACCAGGCCCAGATCCAGGCGAACGCCACCGAGGCGCAGAACCGCCAGGTGGATCAGACGCCCACCTTCGTGTTCGGGAGCAAGGTGATCGGCGGCTATGAGACGTTCGATCAATTCCGGGCCAACGTCGAAGAGGCGATCGCCGCCAAGGCCGCCGCCGCCAAGGCCGCCGCAAAGAAATGA
- the hemC gene encoding hydroxymethylbilane synthase, with protein MATQTPIRIATRSSDLALYQANLVKGLLEGRGVAAELVTFKTVGDKKLDEPLSAIGAKGLFTMELEHALGKGKVDCCVHSLKDLPTESPDGLAIGAVLRREDPRDVLVIGDVIQAESLDELPRGSRVGTSSLRRRAQLAARRRDLDIVELRGNVPTRIKKVDAGSVHAAILAAAGLHRLGVAQRITAVLDAPDWLPAPGQGAIAIQIRGDDARLRELAGALNDARTMTDVRAERAFLGALEGGCQVPIGALVMPRGGGFVLHGLIADLDGRRVVRGEIVLDEADPELCGVRLANQLRGEGATEILEGLRRAQHLPSPQPE; from the coding sequence ATGGCCACTCAGACCCCGATTCGCATCGCCACACGGTCCTCCGATCTGGCCCTCTACCAGGCCAACCTGGTGAAGGGGCTGCTCGAGGGACGCGGCGTGGCCGCCGAGCTGGTGACGTTCAAGACGGTGGGCGACAAGAAACTCGACGAGCCGCTCAGCGCCATCGGCGCCAAGGGCCTGTTCACCATGGAACTCGAGCACGCGCTCGGCAAGGGCAAGGTGGACTGCTGCGTGCACTCGCTCAAGGATCTGCCCACCGAATCGCCCGACGGGCTGGCGATCGGCGCCGTGCTCCGGCGCGAGGACCCGCGCGACGTGCTGGTGATCGGCGACGTGATCCAGGCCGAGTCGCTGGACGAGTTGCCGCGCGGCTCGCGGGTGGGCACGTCGAGCCTGCGGCGGCGGGCACAACTCGCGGCGCGGCGCCGCGATCTCGATATCGTCGAGCTGCGGGGCAACGTTCCCACGCGGATCAAGAAGGTGGACGCGGGCAGCGTGCACGCGGCCATTCTCGCCGCCGCCGGCCTGCACCGTCTGGGCGTCGCGCAGCGCATCACCGCGGTGCTCGACGCGCCCGACTGGCTGCCGGCGCCGGGGCAGGGCGCGATCGCGATCCAGATCCGCGGCGACGACGCGCGCCTGCGCGAGCTCGCGGGCGCGCTCAACGACGCCCGCACGATGACCGACGTGCGCGCCGAACGCGCGTTCCTGGGCGCGCTCGAGGGCGGGTGCCAGGTGCCGATCGGCGCGTTGGTGATGCCGCGCGGCGGCGGGTTCGTGCTGCACGGCCTGATCGCCGACCTCGACGGCCGCCGCGTGGTGCGCGGCGAGATCGTGCTCGACGAGGCCGACCCCGAGCTGTGTGGCGTGCGGCTGGCCAATCAGCTGCGCGGCGAAGGGGCGACGGAGATTCTGGAGGGGCTGCGGCGGGCGCAGCATCTGCCGTCGCCGCAACCGGAGTGA